A stretch of the Uranotaenia lowii strain MFRU-FL chromosome 3, ASM2978415v1, whole genome shotgun sequence genome encodes the following:
- the LOC129757438 gene encoding CDC42 small effector protein homolog has translation MASTGDIWLQWFSCCFHQPQSPRRRRHHQRLRIDRSMIGNPTNFVHTGHIGSNDVELSTHHLSAIQNQMQSKGGYEMNSLRLQQAC, from the exons ATGGCCAGTACCGGTGACATTTGGCTGCAATGGTTTTCCTGCTGCTTCCACCAGCCCCAAAGTCCCCGCCGAAGAAGACACCACCAGCGGCTGCGGATAGATCGGTCGATGATCGGAAATCCCACCAACTTTGTGCACACCG GTCACATTGGCTCGAACGACGTTGAGCTGTCTACTCATCACCTGTCCGCTATACAAAACCagatgcagagcaaaggcggttACGAAATGAACTCGCTTCGATTACAGCAG GCCTGCTGA
- the LOC129755392 gene encoding histone acetyltransferase type B catalytic subunit-like, with translation MTAISSLQNFVTKALDCTQFRMIRDESDFEDDSIAFHPEMAHQIFGEQESIFGYRDLQIDVCFAAGSLDIYFNIKYGQKVEEFYQDGIKSDDVEKSLASLVEDGCYYTNLEEYKKVLKSKAGSFKPFGTKIDEFELSAGTSESTGKRSFEVWMSDCNDKEFLKYHARLESFSFWFIDAFSRVEHDPLWLFFIVYEKYSNNNNETRYATAGYFTVYQYYSYPEFIRPRISQILVLPPFQKLGIASRLIEHTVHNYFVPMKNVADITYEEPTDIVQNIRCVVDAKRCMTLPAFADDKLSSGFSKAMLQEAKEKFKINPKQCRVVYEILRLRVTDTKNAAAYRAYRVEVKKRLNLNDSKHRRDLVRLQKRGVDVSGAYKILPSLEDRIEQLNAAYKEVEQVYYQVIKKIKLSQ, from the exons ATGACGGCGATTTCTAGCTTGCAAAACTTCGTCACCAAAGCCCTGGATTGTACCCAGTTCCGGATGATCCGGGATGAGTCGGACTTCGAAGATGATTCGATTGCCTTTCACCCGGAGATGGCCCATCAGATTTTCGGGGAGCAGGAGAGCATCTTCGGCTATCGAGATTTGCAAATCGACGTGTGCTTTGCCGCTGGCTCCTTAGATATCTACTTTAACATCAAGTACGGGCAAAAGGTGGAAGAATTCTACCAGGACGGAATCAAATCGGACGATGTGGAGAAATCGTTGGCCTCCCTGGTGGAAGATGGATGCTACTACACCAACCTGGAGGAATACAAGAAAGTGCTGAAATCGAAGGCAGGCTCGTTTAAACCGTTCGGAACCAAGATTGACGAGTTCGAGTTGAGCGCCGGCACATCCGAAAGCACCGGAAAACGATCCTTTGAAGTTTGGATGAGCGATTGCAACGATAAGGAATTCTTGAAGTATCATGCACGATTGGAATCGTTTTCATTCTGGTTTATTGATGCCTTCAGTCGTGTTGAACACGATCCTTTGTGGTTGTTCTTTATTGTTTATGAGAAATACTCAAATAACAACAATGAAACTCGTTACGCAACGGCCGGTTATTTTACGGTTTATCAGTATTACTCATACCCAGAATTCATAAGACCACGAATCAGCCAAATTCTGGTCCTGCCCCCGTTCCAAAAACTGGGAATCGCTTCGAGACTGATCGAACAT ACGGTGCACAACTACTTTGTCCCGATGAAAAATGTGGCCGACATAACTTACGAGGAACCTACCGACATCGTTCAAAACATTCGGTGTGTGGTTGACGCCAAAAGATGCATGACCCTGCCTGCATTCGCTGATGATAAATTGTCGAGTGGCTTCTCCAAAGCGATGCTTCAGGAGGCCAAGGAAAAGTTCAAG ATCAACCCGAAGCAGTGCCGGGTGGTTTACGAAATTCTCCGGCTTCGGGTCACCGACACCAAGAATGCCGCTGCTTATCGGGCCTATCGGGTGGAGGTGAAAAAGCGCCTGAATCTGAACGATAGCAAACACCGCCGGGATCTGGTTCGGCTGCAGAAGCGTGGCGTCGATGTTAGTGGGGCTTACAAAATCCTTCCCAGTTTGGAGGACCGAATCGAACAGCTGAATGCCGCTTATAAG GAGGTCGAACAAGTGTACTATCAGGTTATCAAGAAGATAAAGCTGTCACAATAA
- the LOC129753427 gene encoding uncharacterized protein K02A2.6-like, producing MFRDDPPANRAVAAAPAAAAVPVAVPPSFTIEPFDRNRMKWSRWVDRLEFSFTLFGIREDFRLFMLLHYMGGENYDIVCDKLSPRRPQEQTYAQIVALLEAHFNPVPLEILENFRFKCRKQGDERPEETIDEYLVALRKLAITCNFGDYLNTALRNQFVFGLKDRAIQARLLEVRDLTLDRARDTAVSMELSNKGGREIQLKQGRSEMNFVDHSRSAKATRSNTIKKKKSENMDAGKKKGECFRCGSPDHFANKCPYQNAVCRHCKVSGHLQKVCLKMKKNAKSDAKSVKSDANLLEESQESASEVISLDEVCKLDGVTVSPSPKYWLDVNVNSATIRFEVDTGAPVTIISVKDKEMYFPENAMLPSNLELVSFCDTKIKIRGMLKVSVNYKEKSMLLPLYVSNVKKHPLLGRQWLSVMRVDLNKIAYHDVHTIAAAAVPLKTTPAAVKSLVERYAVLYDESIGKIKGLSVKLCLKPNTNPVYIKARTVPFSLRGAVEKELDKLVSDGVLEKVNHSAWATPVVPVPKANNKVRLCGDYKITVNPNLVVDDHPLPTIEELFANVAGGEKFTKIDLTQAYLQLEVDPDDREVLTLNTHKGLYRPTRLMYGIASAPAIWQRLIEQILNGIPGVTVFLDDIRVTGPNDHVHLQRLEEVLKRLSSYNMRINLEKCHFFANEIEYCGYRIDKDGIHKVDKKIAAIQNMPRPENKEQIRSFVGLVNYYGRFFPNLSTTLYPLNNLLKNDVRFEWSKQCEEAFSKVKQEMQSDKFLVHYDPTLPLVLATDASPYGVGAVLSHVYSDGSERPIQYASQTLNATQQAYKQVDREAYGIIFGVRKFYQYLYGRRFTLLTDNQPLKQIFSDAKGLPKMSALRMQHYATFLQSFNYEIKFRPTGQHYNADAFSRLPLKEKTPENVIEETDYLEINMIETLPLTVEELAKATATDQSVKVLLEGLRNGKTVEPRDRFGVDQQEFTVQKGCVMRGIRVYIPPCLRVKVLAELHSTHFGTNRLKALARGYVWWEKIDQDIEEIVRNCNYCQSTRAEPTKAPTHCWETPTAPFERVHVDFAGPFMNTYFIVLVDAYTKWPEVRILNNITTATTIQICREYFATYGIPSVLVSDRGVQFTSEEFQRFLKMNGVYHKMGAPYHPATNGQVERFVQTFKAKLKSLQCDRSSIHAELCKILLAYRKTIHPATGKSPSMMLFNRQIRSRLDLLIPNSTTEAKKIDGKVRDIAEGARVAARDYLNKEKWKYGVVSEKLGKLHYHIRLDDGRTWKRHIDQIREVGQHLPNKNDQPTPVLIENDPVTETTVPVAIERTTMNTPVTPRVLPSGPKSPTKPPSMPARSTEDQVTEVALGPREAAANTGRSHDHQSPRRSGRVIRPPKKLDL from the coding sequence ATGTTTCGGGACGATCCGCCTGCTAATcgtgctgttgctgctgccccagctgctgctgctgttccaGTTGCCGTGCCGCCATCTTTCACAATTGAACCATTCGACCGAAATCGAATGAAGTGGTCAAGATGGGTGGACCGACTAGAATTTTCGTTCACCTTGTTCGGCATTCGGGAGGATTTCCGATTGTTTATGTTGCTGCACTATATGGGGGGAGAAAATTACGATATCGTTTGTGACAAATTATCACCCCGAAGACCGCAAGAGCAGACGTATGCTCAAATTGTGGCCCTGCTGGAGGCGCATTTTAATCCTGTGCCGTTGgagattttggaaaatttccgcTTCAAGTGCCGCAAACAAGGAGATGAACGACCGGAAGAGACAATCGACGAGTACTTGGTAGCACTTCGAAAGCTTGCTATCACATGCAATTTCGGCGACTATCTCAACACTGCTTTGCGGAACCAGTTCGTCTTTGGTTTGAAGGATCGTGCCATTCAAGCGCGGCTGCTTGAAGTGCGGGATCTCACTCTGGATCGTGCCCGGGATACTGCGGTTTCAATGGAGCTCTCCAACAAAGGCGGAAGAGAGATCCAATTGAAACAAGGAAGAAGTGAAATGAATTTCGTGGACCATTCTCGCTCTGCGAAAGCCACCCGGTCGAATACAATCAAGAAgaagaaaagtgaaaatatgGATGCCGGGAAGAAGAAAGGTGAATGTTTTCGTTGCGGAAGTCCAGATCATTTCGCAAACAAGTGTCCGTACCAGAATGCGGTGTGCAGGCATTGCAAAGTATCCGGACATCTACAAAAAGTGTGCCTAAAGATGAAGAAGAACGCGAAAAGTGACGCCAAGAGCGTAAAATCGGATGCAAATTTGCTCGAAGAATCACAAGAAAGTGCAAGTGAGGTTATATCCTTGGATGAAGTGTGCAAGTTAGACGGTGTCACCGTGTCACCATCCCCAAAGTATTGGTTGGATGTGAACGTAAATAGTGCTACGATACGGTTTGAAGTGGACACTGGTGCTCCAGTAACAATAATAAGTGTGAAAGACAAAGAAATGTACTTTCCTGAGAATGCGATGCTACCGTCTAACTTGGAGTTAGTGAGTTTTTGTGATACGAAAATTAAAATCCGAGGAATGCTGAAAGTGAGTgtaaattacaaagaaaaatcGATGCTGTTGCCGTTGTACGTTTCGAACGTGAAGAAACATCCGCTGCTGGGACGTCAGTGGTTGTCGGTGATGCGAGTTGATTTGAACAAGATCGCCTACCACGATGTCCATacgattgctgctgctgctgtgccGCTGAAAACAACGCCTGCTGCTGTGAAATCGCTTGTTGAGAGGTATGCTGTTCTCTACGACGAGTCGATTGGAAAGATAAAAGGGTTGTCCGTCAAGCTATGCCTGAAGCCAAATACGAATCCGGTCTACATCAAAGCCAGAACAGTGCCTTTCTCCTTACGTGGTGCTGTTGAGAAGGAGCTCGACAAGTTGGTGAGTGATGGAGTGCTCGAAAAAGTGAACCACAGTGCATGGGCGACTCCCGTGGTTCCAGTCCCAAAGGCCAATAATAAAGTGCGACTCTGCGGTGACTACAAGATTACTGTCAATCCAAATCTGGTAGTTGACGATCATCCGCTGCCGACAATTGAGGAGCTTTTCGCCAATGTTGCTGGAGGCGAGAAGTTCACGAAGATCGACTTGACGCAAGCGTACCTGCAACTGGAAGTTGATCCGGATGATCGAGAAGTGCTGACTCTTAATACACACAAGGGTCTATACCGGCCGACGCGCCTGATGTACGGCATTGCGTCTGCACCTGCGATTTGGCAAAGATTGATCGAGCAAATACTGAATGGAATACCTGGTGTTACCGTGTTCCTGGACGATATTCGGGTTACTGGTCCGAATGATCATGTACATTTGCAACGGCTTGAAGAAGTTCTGAAGCGCCTCAGTTCGTACAACATGCGCATCAACCTGGAGAAGTGCCATTTCTTCGCGAACGAGATTGAATACTGTGGATACAGAATCGACAAAGACGGTATCCACAAGGTTGACAAGAAGATCGCTGCCATTCAGAACATGCCCAGACCGGAGAATAAGGAACAGATTCGCTCGTTCGTTGGACTTGTGAATTATTATGGAAGGTTCTTCCCAAACCTTAGTACGACTCTTTACCCGCTGAATAACCTGTTGAAGAATGACGTCCGTTTCGAGTGGTCGAAGCAATGCGAAGAAGCATTCAGCAAAGTCAAGCAAGAAATGCAGTCCGACAAGTTCCTTGTTCACTACGACCCAACCCTGCCGCTAGTTCTCGCTACTGATGCCTCACCCTATGGTGTCGGTGCGGTACTGAGCCACGTCTATTCCGATGGTTCGGAAAGACCAATCCAATACGCGTCTCAAACGCTCAATGCTACGCAACAGGCCTACAAGCAAGTTGACCGAGAGGCATACGGAATCATTTTTGGAGTTCGCAAGTTTTACCAGTACCTGTACGGGAGGAGATTTACTCTGCTAACAGATAACCAGCCATTGAAGCAGATCTTCTCCGACGCGAAAGGTCTCCCGAAAATGTCTGCCCTGAGAATGCAGCATTATGCTACATTTCTTCAGTCATTCAACTACGAAATCAAGTTCAGGCCTACCGGACAACACTACAATGCCGATGCTTTCTCACGTCTACCGCTGAAGGAGAAAACTCCGGAGAATGTCATCGAAGAGACGGACTACCTGGAAATCAACATGATCGAAACATTACCACTGACCGTAGAGGAGCTCGCTAAAGCTACTGCTACGGACCAGTCTGTGAAAGTACTGCTGGAAGGTTTGCGGAATGGGAAGACCGTCGAACCTAGAGACCGTTTCGGCGTAGATCAACAGGAGTTCACGGTGCAGAAAGGCTGCGTCATGCGAGGGATTCGAGTTTACATTCCTCCGTGCTTGCGAGTGAAAGTGCTTGCCGAACTACACTCTACACACTTCGGCACAAATCGATTGAAGGCTCTCGCTCGAGGATACGTGTGGTGGGAAAAGATCGACCAAGACATCGAGGAGATCGTGCGCAACTGCAACTACTGTCAGTCCACCAGGGCTGAACCCACCAAAGCGCCGACGCACTGCTGGGAAACACCGACTGCACCATTCGAACGAGTTCACGTCGATTTTGCTGGTCCGTTCATGAACACATACTTTATTGTGCTTGTGGACGCCTACACGAAATGGCCTGAGGTGCGTATACTGAATAACATTACTACTGCTACTACCATCCAAATCTGTCGTGAATACTTCGCAACGTACGGAATTCCATCCGTCCTGGTGAGCGACCGTGGAGTTCAATTCACGTCCGAGGAGTTTCAaaggtttttgaaaatgaatggaGTCTATCACAAGATGGGTGCACCGTATCATCCTGCGACGAACGGTCAAGTCGAAAGATTCGTTCAGACATTCAAAGCGAAGTTGAAGAGTTTGCAGTGTGACAGATCATCGATACATGCTGAGTTGTGCAAGATTTTGCTGGCCTACCggaagacgatacacccagcaaCTGGTAAATCGCCTTCGATGATGCTGTTCAACCGACAGATACGATCTCGTTTGGATTTGCTGATTCCAAATTCAACAACCGAAGCCAAGAAGATCGATGGTAAGGTGCGCGACATCGCTGAGGGGGCGAGAGTTGCGGCCAGAGATTACCTCAACAAGGAGAAATGGAAATACGGTGTGGTTTCTGAAAAACTTGGAAAACTGCACTATCATATTCGACTCGATGATGGGAGAACCTGGAAACGCCACATAGACCAAATCCGAGAAGTAGGACAACATCTGCCGAACAAAAACGATCAACCTACACCTGTGTTGATTGAGAACGATCCTGTTACCGAGACAACAGTACCTGTGGCCATCGAGCGAACTACCATGAACACACCTGTGACTCCAAGAGTACTGCCGTCGGGTCCGAAGTCTCCTACCAAGCCACCATCCATGCCAGCTAGGTCTACAGAGGATCAAGTCACCGAAGTCGCCTTGGGTCCAAGAGAAGCTGCTGCCAACACTGGTCGTAGCCACGATCACCAATCACCAAGACGTTCGGGACGGGTCATCCGACCACCGAAGAAGCTGGATTTGTGA